The proteins below come from a single Verrucomicrobiia bacterium genomic window:
- a CDS encoding protease modulator HflK yields MPEQLLPPDEHRLPETPVDASSQALAEALRSSFGVVKFVMVLLVCLFLASGFFTVQPQERAIIVRLGKPLGEGEKALLGPGLHWSFPYPVDEYLKVPITAVQQTTTTIGWYHITPEEVASGADQYSLPVSQPINPLVDGYVLTADKNIIHSSATLTYHISDPISYIFNFANASNAVQTALDNALIYSAAQFNVDDILTRDVAGFKEAVRKRIAQSVEDEKLGIVVEDCTVKSRPPRQLQDAFKSVLDAEIARGKTLNSARSYENQVTNRASADAQSIVNSADADRVRLVNDVSSQADRFNEILPKFRANPVLFTQQRLMETLARVLTNAQDKILVSEGAPGNPKEVRLLMNREMPKPKTD; encoded by the coding sequence ATGCCCGAGCAATTACTTCCTCCCGACGAACACCGCCTCCCGGAAACACCGGTGGACGCCAGTTCCCAGGCCCTGGCCGAGGCCCTGCGCAGCAGCTTTGGCGTCGTCAAGTTCGTCATGGTCCTGCTGGTCTGCCTCTTTCTGGCCTCCGGCTTCTTCACCGTCCAGCCTCAGGAACGCGCCATCATCGTGCGCCTGGGCAAACCGCTCGGCGAAGGCGAGAAGGCCCTCCTGGGACCCGGCTTGCACTGGTCCTTTCCCTACCCCGTCGACGAATACCTCAAGGTCCCCATCACCGCCGTCCAGCAAACAACCACCACCATCGGCTGGTACCATATTACCCCTGAAGAGGTCGCCAGCGGCGCTGACCAATACTCCCTCCCGGTCTCCCAGCCTATTAATCCCCTCGTCGATGGCTACGTCTTGACCGCCGACAAAAATATCATCCACTCCAGCGCCACCCTCACCTACCATATCTCCGACCCCATCAGTTACATTTTCAATTTCGCCAACGCCTCCAATGCTGTCCAAACTGCCCTGGATAACGCCCTCATCTACTCCGCCGCTCAATTCAATGTCGATGACATCCTCACCCGGGACGTCGCCGGGTTTAAAGAAGCCGTCCGCAAACGCATCGCCCAATCGGTTGAAGATGAAAAACTCGGCATCGTCGTCGAAGACTGCACCGTCAAAAGCCGTCCTCCGCGCCAGTTGCAGGACGCTTTCAAAAGCGTGCTGGATGCCGAGATCGCTCGAGGCAAAACCCTCAATAGCGCCCGCAGTTATGAAAACCAGGTGACCAATCGCGCCAGCGCCGATGCCCAATCTATCGTCAATTCCGCCGACGCCGACCGCGTCCGCCTCGTCAATGATGTCAGCAGCCAGGCCGACCGGTTCAATGAGATTTTGCCCAAATTTCGCGCAAACCCTGTTCTCTTCACGCAGCAACGCCTGATGGAAACCCTCGCGCGTGTCCTCACTAATGCGCAGGATAAAATCCTCGTTTCCGAGGGCGCCCCCGGCAATCCCAAGGAGGTCCGGCTGCTGATGAATCGCGAAATGCCCAAGCCCAAAACCGATTAA